The following are encoded in a window of Bradyrhizobium sp. WBOS07 genomic DNA:
- the secA gene encoding preprotein translocase subunit SecA, translating to MIGALARKFFGSANDRRVKGYQSRVNAINALEPEVSKLSDEALKARTAEFKKQLAEGKTLDDLLVPAFATVREAAKRTLGQRHFDVQLIGGMVLHEGDIAEMKTGEGKTLVATLAVYLNALAGKGVHVVTVNDYLARRDSGWMGQIYGFLGMTTGVIVHGLDDAERKAAYACDITYGTNNEYGFDYLRDNMKYRLEDMVQRPHFFAIVDEVDSILIDEARTPLIISGPLDDRSDFYNTIDSFLPKLDKSDYDVDEKQRTVTLTEGGMEKIETLLRDAGQLKGESLYDVENVSVVHHINQALRAHTLFTRDKDYIVRDDEVVIIDEFTGRMMPGRRYSEGLHQALEAKEHVQVQPENQTLASITFQNYFRMYEKLAGMTGTAATEADELFDIYKLEVVEIPTNLSVARLDEDDEVYRTQQEKYQAILAEIERANSRLQPVLVGTASIEKSEVLAEFLRKNGYKQIDFGKEHALDKLYAAARAGKPAKLFAVLNARFHEQEAYIVAEAGVPGAITIATNMAGRGTDIKLGGSLEMRIQQETAGITDEAEKASKIEQIKADIETFRNIVLKAEETVEIEPAKGSKPAKTVKKPGGLYIIGSERHESRRIDNQLRGRSGRQGDPGRSKFFLSLEDDLMRIFGSDRLDSMLQRLGLQEGEAIIHPWINKALEKAQQKVEARNFDIRKNLLKFDNVQNDQRKVIFDQRVELMKDESVAETVADMRHAFIDDLVAKHVPEHAYAEQWDVAGLKDELKRVLDLDLPVDEWAKEEGIADEELLSRIETRADEHMAAKVAQWGPDVMRYVEKTILLQTLDHLWREHLIMLDHLRQVIGLRGYGQRDPLQEYKTEAFNLFQEMSAHLREAVTAQLMRVEIVPPEQEAPVLPPMEAHKFDPNTGEDEMALASVTLGAQASDAALRDPKNPASWGKVGRNEDCPCGSGKKYKHCHGRYA from the coding sequence ATGATCGGCGCGCTCGCCCGCAAGTTTTTCGGCTCCGCCAACGACCGGCGGGTGAAGGGATATCAGTCCCGCGTCAACGCGATCAACGCGCTGGAACCCGAGGTTTCCAAACTTTCCGACGAGGCGCTCAAGGCCCGCACCGCCGAGTTCAAGAAGCAGCTTGCCGAGGGCAAGACGCTGGACGATCTCCTGGTGCCCGCCTTCGCCACCGTGCGCGAGGCCGCCAAGCGTACCCTCGGCCAGCGCCATTTCGACGTCCAGCTGATCGGCGGCATGGTGCTGCACGAGGGCGACATCGCCGAGATGAAGACCGGCGAAGGCAAGACGCTGGTGGCCACCCTTGCGGTCTACCTCAACGCGCTCGCCGGCAAGGGCGTCCACGTCGTCACCGTCAACGACTATCTCGCCCGCCGCGACTCCGGCTGGATGGGCCAGATCTACGGCTTCCTCGGCATGACCACCGGCGTGATCGTGCACGGCCTCGACGATGCCGAGCGCAAGGCGGCCTATGCCTGCGACATCACCTACGGCACCAACAACGAATACGGCTTCGACTATCTTCGCGACAACATGAAGTACCGGCTCGAGGACATGGTCCAGCGCCCGCACTTCTTCGCCATCGTCGACGAGGTCGACTCCATCCTGATCGACGAGGCGCGCACGCCGCTGATCATCTCCGGCCCGCTCGACGACCGCTCGGATTTCTACAACACCATCGATTCGTTCCTGCCCAAGCTCGACAAGTCCGATTACGACGTCGACGAGAAGCAGCGCACGGTGACGCTGACCGAAGGCGGCATGGAGAAGATCGAGACGCTGCTGCGCGATGCCGGCCAGCTCAAGGGCGAGTCGCTCTACGACGTCGAGAACGTCTCCGTCGTGCACCACATCAACCAGGCGCTGCGTGCCCACACGCTGTTCACCCGCGACAAGGACTACATCGTCCGCGACGACGAGGTCGTCATCATCGACGAGTTCACCGGACGCATGATGCCGGGCCGCCGCTATTCGGAAGGCCTGCACCAGGCGCTGGAGGCCAAGGAGCACGTCCAGGTCCAGCCCGAGAACCAGACGCTGGCCTCGATCACCTTCCAGAACTATTTCCGCATGTACGAGAAGCTGGCCGGCATGACCGGCACGGCCGCGACCGAAGCGGACGAGCTGTTCGACATCTACAAGCTCGAGGTCGTGGAGATCCCGACCAATCTGTCGGTTGCCCGTCTCGACGAGGACGACGAGGTCTACCGCACCCAGCAGGAAAAATACCAGGCGATCCTCGCCGAGATCGAGCGCGCCAATTCGCGGCTGCAGCCGGTGCTGGTCGGCACGGCCTCGATCGAGAAGTCGGAAGTGCTCGCCGAGTTCCTCAGGAAGAACGGCTACAAGCAGATCGACTTCGGCAAGGAGCACGCCCTCGACAAGCTCTATGCGGCGGCCCGCGCCGGCAAGCCGGCGAAGCTGTTCGCGGTGCTGAACGCGCGCTTCCACGAGCAGGAAGCCTATATCGTCGCCGAAGCCGGCGTGCCCGGCGCGATCACGATCGCCACCAACATGGCCGGCCGCGGTACCGACATCAAGCTCGGCGGCTCCCTGGAGATGCGCATCCAGCAGGAGACCGCCGGGATCACCGACGAAGCCGAGAAGGCCAGCAAGATCGAGCAGATCAAGGCCGACATCGAGACCTTCCGCAATATCGTGCTGAAGGCCGAGGAGACCGTCGAGATCGAGCCGGCGAAGGGATCCAAGCCGGCCAAGACCGTGAAGAAGCCGGGCGGGCTCTACATCATCGGCTCCGAGCGTCACGAATCCCGCCGCATCGACAACCAGCTGCGCGGCCGCTCCGGCCGTCAGGGCGACCCCGGCCGCTCCAAGTTCTTCCTGTCGCTGGAAGACGACCTGATGCGCATCTTCGGCTCGGACCGTCTCGACAGCATGCTGCAGCGTCTCGGCCTGCAAGAGGGCGAGGCCATCATCCATCCCTGGATCAACAAGGCGCTCGAGAAGGCGCAGCAGAAGGTCGAGGCGCGCAACTTCGACATCCGCAAGAACCTGCTCAAGTTCGACAACGTCCAGAACGACCAGCGCAAGGTGATCTTCGACCAGCGCGTCGAGCTGATGAAGGACGAGAGCGTCGCCGAAACCGTCGCCGACATGCGCCACGCCTTCATCGACGATCTCGTCGCCAAGCACGTGCCCGAGCATGCCTATGCCGAGCAGTGGGACGTCGCGGGCCTGAAGGACGAGTTGAAGCGCGTGCTCGATCTCGACCTGCCGGTCGACGAATGGGCCAAGGAAGAGGGCATCGCCGACGAGGAGCTGCTCTCCCGCATCGAGACCAGGGCCGACGAGCACATGGCGGCCAAGGTCGCGCAATGGGGCCCCGACGTGATGCGTTACGTCGAGAAGACCATTTTGCTCCAGACCCTCGACCATCTCTGGCGCGAGCATCTGATCATGCTCGACCATCTGCGCCAGGTCATCGGCCTGCGCGGTTACGGCCAGCGCGATCCCTTGCAGGAGTACAAGACCGAGGCCTTCAATCTCTTCCAGGAGATGAGCGCTCACTTGCGCGAGGCGGTCACGGCGCAGTTGATGCGGGTCGAGATCGTCCCGCCGGAGCAGGAAGCCCCCGTCCTGCCGCCGATGGAGGCGCACAAGTTCGATCCCAACACCGGTGAGGACGAGATGGCGCTCGCGAGCGTCACGCTCGGAGCGCAGGCCTCCGACGCCGCGCTGCGCGATCCCAAGAACCCCGCCAGCTGGGGCAAGGTCGGCCGCAACGAGGATTGCCCGTGCGGCTCGGGGAAGAAGTACAAGCACTGCCACGGACGGTATGCGTAG
- a CDS encoding sensor histidine kinase translates to MIEALDLEGLADEASFGELTRFTAALCEAPICLISVVGDTMQRFVVKHGLHVSETPRESSFCAHAMLGSDLMVVPDAAVDPRFADNPLVTGDPFIRFYAGAPLLTDDGFPLGSLCVIDRAPRLGLTPLQEQGLRVMAGQVVGAMGHRKTTKRQQASEAVAKQALSETERKFRVLADTMPQMVWSTLPDGHHDYYNARWYEFTGVPEGSTDGEGWNGMFHPEDQDRAWERWRHALQTGEPYEIEYRLRNAEGNYRWTLGRALPMRDADGNITRWFGTCTDIHEQKLLMDQREMISQELSHRIKNIFSVINGLIGLSTRTHPELKGLADELRSRIMSLAKAHDFVRPHSARSRPTSTQATLKGLLEQLLSAYQSEAKRVLITGDDVTIDDRSATPLALSFHELATNAAKYGAFSTLAGRVSVDVSEADDDVVVAWTEIGGPQIRSAPAAEGFGSRLIALSMSSQLGGKIAYDWRPEGLRAVAMIPKTSMSRPQPQRT, encoded by the coding sequence ATGATCGAGGCGCTTGACCTCGAAGGTCTTGCCGATGAAGCGAGCTTCGGTGAATTGACCCGCTTCACTGCGGCGCTGTGCGAGGCGCCGATCTGTCTGATCAGCGTGGTCGGGGACACGATGCAGCGCTTCGTGGTCAAGCACGGCCTTCACGTATCCGAGACGCCGCGGGAATCTTCTTTCTGCGCGCACGCCATGCTGGGGTCGGATCTGATGGTCGTGCCCGATGCTGCCGTGGACCCAAGGTTCGCGGACAATCCCTTGGTCACGGGCGATCCTTTCATCCGCTTTTACGCCGGTGCGCCGCTGCTGACGGATGACGGCTTTCCGCTCGGCTCGCTCTGCGTCATCGATCGCGCGCCAAGGCTTGGTCTGACTCCGTTGCAGGAGCAGGGCCTGCGTGTCATGGCCGGCCAGGTTGTGGGTGCGATGGGTCATCGCAAGACCACGAAGAGGCAGCAGGCCAGCGAGGCGGTTGCGAAGCAGGCGCTTTCTGAAACCGAGCGGAAGTTTCGTGTACTGGCCGACACCATGCCCCAGATGGTGTGGTCGACGCTGCCGGACGGGCATCACGATTACTACAATGCCCGATGGTATGAGTTTACGGGCGTGCCGGAGGGCTCGACCGACGGCGAGGGCTGGAACGGCATGTTTCATCCCGAGGACCAAGACAGAGCTTGGGAGCGGTGGCGGCATGCTTTGCAGACCGGCGAACCCTACGAAATCGAATACCGTTTGAGGAATGCCGAGGGCAATTATCGCTGGACCCTCGGACGCGCATTGCCGATGCGGGATGCCGACGGCAACATCACCCGTTGGTTCGGAACCTGCACCGACATCCACGAGCAGAAGCTGCTGATGGATCAGCGCGAGATGATCAGCCAGGAGCTGAGCCATCGCATCAAGAACATCTTCTCGGTGATCAATGGTTTGATCGGCCTGTCGACCCGTACGCATCCGGAGCTCAAGGGACTTGCGGACGAATTGCGGTCACGCATCATGTCGCTTGCGAAGGCGCATGATTTCGTGCGTCCGCACAGCGCCCGCTCGCGGCCTACTTCGACCCAGGCAACGCTGAAGGGTCTTCTGGAGCAACTCTTGTCGGCCTATCAGTCGGAGGCCAAGCGGGTGCTCATCACGGGCGATGATGTCACGATCGACGATCGCTCCGCCACCCCGCTCGCTCTGTCCTTCCACGAACTTGCAACCAACGCCGCCAAGTACGGCGCATTCTCGACGCTAGCAGGGCGCGTCTCCGTTGACGTCAGCGAAGCCGATGATGATGTCGTCGTTGCGTGGACGGAAATTGGCGGTCCGCAAATCAGGTCGGCGCCGGCGGCTGAAGGCTTCGGCTCCAGGCTGATCGCCTTGAGTATGTCCAGTCAGCTCGGTGGGAAAATCGCCTACGATTGGAGACCGGAAGGGCTCCGGGCCGTGGCTATGATTCCGAAGACGTCGATGAGCCGCCCGCAGCCGCAAAGAACGTGA
- a CDS encoding peptidylprolyl isomerase, which yields MTSSFPVTTGQRFRLATALAGSLALALSLAFAGPLRAADDPVLAKVNGAEIRKSDVAMAEEELGPSLAQMDPATKDENVLSFLIDMKIVSKAAEDKKVADSEEFKKRLAFARNRLLMDSLLANEGKAATTPDAMKKVYEEASKQITGEQEVRARHILVETEDEAKAVKAELDKGADFAELAKKKSKDPGSADGGDLGFFTKEQMVPEFSTVAFALEPGKVSDPVKSQFGWHIIKVEEKRNRKAPDFEQVKAQIEQYVTRKAQAEYVAKLRTEAKVERLDQPAAGAKSDAKPADPAKPSDSKMAPPAKK from the coding sequence ATGACCAGCTCGTTCCCGGTAACCACCGGCCAGCGTTTCCGCCTTGCGACCGCCCTGGCTGGCAGCCTTGCCCTGGCGCTGTCGCTGGCGTTTGCGGGCCCGCTCCGGGCCGCCGACGATCCGGTGCTGGCGAAGGTCAATGGCGCGGAAATCAGGAAGAGCGACGTCGCCATGGCCGAGGAGGAGCTAGGGCCGAGCCTCGCCCAGATGGACCCCGCGACGAAGGACGAGAACGTCCTGTCGTTCCTGATCGACATGAAGATCGTCAGCAAGGCTGCCGAGGACAAGAAGGTCGCCGACAGCGAGGAGTTCAAGAAGCGCCTGGCATTCGCCCGTAACCGGCTCTTGATGGACAGCCTGCTCGCCAATGAGGGCAAGGCCGCCACCACCCCCGACGCCATGAAGAAGGTCTACGAGGAGGCCTCCAAGCAGATCACCGGCGAGCAGGAGGTGCGCGCCCGCCACATCCTGGTCGAGACCGAGGACGAGGCCAAGGCGGTCAAGGCCGAGCTCGACAAGGGCGCCGATTTCGCCGAGCTGGCCAAGAAGAAGTCCAAGGATCCGGGCTCGGCCGATGGCGGCGACCTCGGCTTCTTCACCAAGGAGCAGATGGTGCCGGAATTCTCCACCGTCGCCTTCGCGCTGGAGCCGGGCAAGGTCTCCGACCCCGTGAAGTCGCAGTTCGGCTGGCACATCATCAAGGTCGAGGAAAAGCGCAACCGCAAGGCGCCGGACTTCGAGCAGGTCAAGGCGCAGATCGAGCAATATGTGACCCGCAAGGCCCAGGCCGAGTATGTCGCCAAGCTGCGCACCGAAGCCAAGGTCGAGCGGCTGGACCAGCCGGCGGCAGGCGCCAAGTCCGATGCCAAACCGGCCGACCCGGCCAAGCCGTCCGACAGCAAGATGGCGCCGCCAGCGAAGAAGTAA